DNA from Pelobacter propionicus DSM 2379:
CCGATGCCCCATTCCCGGACTATTCCAACAATGAATGCGTCTCTCCCACGCACTCCGCGCACCTGATTGAACAGTTCCCTGCCGCCTATTCACTCTCCACACCTCCCCAGCCCCCTCTCCACGCGCTGGCGCGGCACGTTTTTCATAACCACCACTAATTACGAATAAAATACCGTTACACCCCCTTTCCTTGACACTGTATCTTGGCATGATGCATAATCCCCGACGCATCGATTCAGCGGGAGGCAGTACCCATGGAACCATCCGAAACCAGCCAGCACCCCCCTCAAGCCCCCTTCGTCCATCTTCATGTTCACACCCAGTACTCGCTGCTGGACGGCGCCATCCGCCTGGAGGACCTGATCGCCAAGGCCAAGGCCCACAACATGCCGGCCCTGGCCATCACCGACCACGGCAACATGTTCGGCGCCGTGGAATTCTACCTGAAATGCAAGAAGGCCGGCATCAAGCCGCTGATCGGTTGCGAGGTGTACATCGCCCCCGACTCCCGCTTCTCCCGCGAGAGCACCAGGGGCATCTCCGAAGCTGCCTACCACCTGATTCTTTTATGCGAAAACATGCAGGGTTACCGGAACCTCTCCTACCTGACCTCAGCCGGCTACAAGGAGGGATTCTACTACCGTCCCCGCATCGACCGCGAGCTGCTGCAGGAGCATAGCGAGGGGCTGATCGCCCTGTCGGCCTGTCTCAAAGGTGAGGTTGCCATGCAGTGCTTCCGGGACCGTATGGACGACGCCCTGGAGACCGCCCGCTGGTACAGTCAGCTCTTCCCGGATCGTTACTACATCGAGCTGCAGGAGAACACCCTTCCCGAGCAGGACGTCGTCAACAAGCGCCTGATGGAGGTGGCCGCGACGCTTCAGCTGCCGCTGGTTGCCACCAACGACTGCCACTACCTGAACCGCGAGGATGCCCGCGCCCACGAGGTGCTGCTCTGCATCCAGACCGGCAAGACCATGAGCGATCCCAGCCACATGAAGTTCTCGGCGGAGGAGTTCTATGTCAAGAGCCCGGAGGAGATGGTCGCCGCCTTCGGCTACGCCCCCGAGGCGGTGTCCAACACCCTGAAAATCGCCGATCGCTGCGACCTGAAGCTCCCCCTGGACACCGGTGAGTACCACTTCCCCCACTTCGACCCGCCAGCCGGCAAGAACCACGACGATATGCTGGAGGAGCTGGCCGTGCAGGGGTTGAAGGAACGCATGGTCACCATCCTGGCCAAATACCCGGACATGAGCCTGGAGCGCCGGCAGGCCTACTTTGAACGTCTGCAGATCGAACTGAAGTGCATCCGCGAGATGCAGTTCCCGGCCTACTTCCTGATTGTGTCCGACTTCATCACCTGGGCCAAGAACAAGGGCATCCCGGTGGGACCGGGCAGGGGTTCGGCCGCGGGATCGCTCGTGGCCTACGCCATCCGCATCACCGACCTGGACCCACTGCCCTACAACCTGCTGTTCGAGCGCTTCCTCAACCCGGAACGCATCACCATGCCCGATATAGACGTGGACTTCTGCCAGGACCGCCGCGAAGAGGTGATCCAGTACGTGATTGAGAAGTACGGCCGGGAGCGGGTCTGCCAAATCATCACCTTCGGGACCATGAAGGCCAAGGCGGTGGTGCGCGACGTTGGCCGTGCCCTGAACATGACCTACGGCGACGTGGACAGGATCGCCAAGCTGATCCCGGACGACCTGAAGATGACCCTGGCCAAGGCGCTCAAGCAGGAGCCGCAACTGAATGAGATGGCGGAACGCGATCCCCAGGTCAGGGACCTGCTGGACACGGCCCTCTGTCTGGAGGGACTGACCCGCCACGCATCCACCCACGCCGCCGGCGTGGTGGTGGCCCCCCGCCAGCTGGAGGAATTCTTGCCGGTGTACAAGGACCAGAAGACCGGCTCCATCAACACCCAGTACTCCATGAAGTACGTGGAGATGGTAGGCCTGGTGAAGTTCGACTTCCTGGGCTTAAAGAACCTGACCGTGATCGAAAACGCGGTCCATCTTGTGCGGGCCGGCAAGGATCCGGATTTCGACATCACCCGCCTCAGGGACGACGACAGTGAGAGCTATGACCTGATCTCCAGCGGCAACACCACCGGCATCTTCCAGCTGGAATCCAGCGGCATGAAGGAGATGCTGGTCAAGTTGAAACCTTCCTGCTTCGAGGACGTGATCGCCGCCTGCGCCCTCTACCGCCCCGGCCCCCTGGGGTGCGGCATGGTGGACGAGTTCATCGAGCGCAAGCATGGCCGCCAGAAGGTTGTCTACGACCTGCCACAGTTGGAGCCGATCCTGAAAGACACCTATGGGGTCATCGTCTATCAGGAACAGGTCATGCAGATCTCGCGCACCCTGGCCGGCTACTCCCTGGGCCGCGCCGACCTCTTGCGCCGCGCCATGGGCAAGAAGGATCCCGCGGTCATGGCCAAGGAGAAGG
Protein-coding regions in this window:
- the dnaE gene encoding DNA polymerase III subunit alpha; translated protein: MEPSETSQHPPQAPFVHLHVHTQYSLLDGAIRLEDLIAKAKAHNMPALAITDHGNMFGAVEFYLKCKKAGIKPLIGCEVYIAPDSRFSRESTRGISEAAYHLILLCENMQGYRNLSYLTSAGYKEGFYYRPRIDRELLQEHSEGLIALSACLKGEVAMQCFRDRMDDALETARWYSQLFPDRYYIELQENTLPEQDVVNKRLMEVAATLQLPLVATNDCHYLNREDARAHEVLLCIQTGKTMSDPSHMKFSAEEFYVKSPEEMVAAFGYAPEAVSNTLKIADRCDLKLPLDTGEYHFPHFDPPAGKNHDDMLEELAVQGLKERMVTILAKYPDMSLERRQAYFERLQIELKCIREMQFPAYFLIVSDFITWAKNKGIPVGPGRGSAAGSLVAYAIRITDLDPLPYNLLFERFLNPERITMPDIDVDFCQDRREEVIQYVIEKYGRERVCQIITFGTMKAKAVVRDVGRALNMTYGDVDRIAKLIPDDLKMTLAKALKQEPQLNEMAERDPQVRDLLDTALCLEGLTRHASTHAAGVVVAPRQLEEFLPVYKDQKTGSINTQYSMKYVEMVGLVKFDFLGLKNLTVIENAVHLVRAGKDPDFDITRLRDDDSESYDLISSGNTTGIFQLESSGMKEMLVKLKPSCFEDVIAACALYRPGPLGCGMVDEFIERKHGRQKVVYDLPQLEPILKDTYGVIVYQEQVMQISRTLAGYSLGRADLLRRAMGKKDPAVMAKEKEPFLEGAKAQGIDPKKAEAIFDQMAKFAEYGFNKSHSAAYALIAYQTAWLKSHYPVEFLAALLTCDMDSTDKVIKNINDCREQGIEVLPPDVNKSGLTFTVVGNSMRFGLGAVKGVGTGAVEAILEARQDGPFKDVYDFCERVDMRRSNKKVLEALIKCGAFDSTNAPRAAMMEGLETAMNFGQRIQQERASAQVSLFGDDEVARSGGNGHRLPDVPEWHDKEKLALEKEALGFLITGHPLDRYVDDIKRLNCVEISRLTEQADGGEIRVCGIVSSLKEITTKKGDRMGFVTIEDLTGSVEVTVFSDIYTSAVSLLKGDDPLLIDGKLERGEKGAKILVRGQSEGASEWQLKQRGPAGDIRHLLDVRAQSTKRVVFTLLTDETPPEHLEVLKGIIERHQGSVPTEIQFLIPQRSRSTLALPESMNVAASDDLRLEVERLFGYNAASFE